GGCATGGACGAGGGGCAGGGCGCCCAGTTCGGCGCAGCGGCGGAAGGACGCGAACATCTCGTCGTCCTCGACCATCAGCGCGCCCTTGTAGGCCATGAAGTGCTTGAACGTGTTGATGCCGCGCTCCTTCACGACGGCCTCCATCTCGGTCCAGATGCCCTCGTTCCAGCCGGTAATCGCCATGTGGTAGGAGATGTCGCAGCAGATCTGGTCGCGGCTCTTGCGGTCCCATTCGTCGATGGCGTTCAGGAGCGAGCCATCCTCGCCGGGTAGGCAGAAATCCACGAGCATCGTCGTCCCGCCCGCGGCGGCGGCAAATGTGCCGCTTTCGAAGGTCTCGTGGGCCGTCGTGCCCATGAAGGGCATCTCCAGATGGGTGTGCGGGTCGATGCCGCCGGGGATGACATAGGCGTCGCTGGCGTCGATCGTCTCGTCGCCATTCAGGTTCTCGCCGATCTCGGCGATGCGCTCGCCCTCGATCAGGATATCGGCCTTCCACTGGCGGTCGGCGGTGACGATGGTGCCGTTCTTGATGACCTTGGACATGGGAGACCTCCGGATTTCAGGCGGGTGGGTAAAGGCGCGCGGGCGCGCGTCAGAGACAGATCGGGGTGCCCTCGATATCGGTCAGGGGGCGGGCGCCCGCGCCATCATCGACATACCAGCAGCCCGATTGCAGGCTGAGCGCCTCGCGACCGGCACCGGGCGGCAGGTTGCGCTCGACCTCGGGGGGCAGGATCTCGGGGATGGGCAGGGTGCCGCCGCCGAGACCGCCGGCCGCGGGGCCGCAGGCGACGGGAAGAAGGAGAAGCGGAAGAAGGAAGCGATGCATTCGGGATGGTCCGTGGTCAGAGGCAGTATTGCGTCCCGCGCGGGATCAGCACGGGGTAGATCAGGCCCTGGTAGGCGTAGCCATAGCAGTTGTCGGCGACGCGCACGTCCTGGGCGGTGACACCCCGCGGCAGCAGACGGCTTACGGCGAAGGGCACGGGCGCCGATGTGGGACCGTAGGTCTGCGGGTCCGGCACGGGGGTCTGCGCGGTGGGCAGGCAGGCGGCGAGGGTCAGGAGCGCGAGGGCGGCGAGGGCGCGGATCATTGGCGGTACTCCGGTTCCTCGGTGTCGAGGATGCGTTTCATCTGTTCGAAATGGGCGGTGCGCTCGGTCGGATCGACCTCCCAACCGCGGGCCGTCTCCTCGGCGAGGTCATCCGGCATGATCGCGAGCGGCTGGCCGGTCGAATAGGCCAGCACTATCGTCCGCGCGGCCCGCTCGAGGTGATACATCGTGTCATAGGCCTCGGCCGCGGTCGCGCCCAGCGTGGTCACGCCGTGATTGCCCATCAGGACGGCGGCGTGGTTGCCGAAGCTGCGCGCGATCCGGTCGCCCTCGGAGGCGTCATGGGCGATGCCGCCGAAATCGAGATCGTAGGCGAGGCGGTTGTGAAACCGCGCAGTGACCTGGTCGATGGGCTTGATCCGGGGATCCTTCAGCCCGGCCAGCGCGGTGAGGTAAGGCGGGTGCAGGTGCAGGGCCACGCGGGCCTGCGGCAGCGCGCGGTGCAGCGCGGCGTGGATCGTCCAGGCGGTCGGGTCGGGCGCGTCGGGGCGATCCATCGTGCTGGGATCGTCGGCATCGACCAGCAGCAGGTCCGAGGCCCGCACGGTCGAGAAATGCACCCAGCGGGGGTTCACGAGGAACCGGCGTCCGTCGTCCGACACGGCGGCCGAGAAATGGTTGGCGACCGCCTCGTGCCAGTCGTGGCGCGCCGCAAGGCGCAGGCAGGCGGCGAGGTCGATGCGGAGCTGGGTCTCGTCGGCGCGCGGCTGGTCGAGCATCAGTCCGGATCCTTCCGCGAGGCCTGCCAGCGCAGGAACAGCCAGTAGAGCAGGGTGGCGACCACTGTGGTCACGAAGGCCGAGGCGAAGGCCGCGGTCGTCAATCCGCCCGCGCGGTAGGCGTCGAAGCCGAGATTCACCACGAAGAAAATGCCCGCGAAGAGGGCGAGCGCGCGCATGAGCGGCGTCATCGGCGCGGCCCTCCGAGGCGGCGGGTCACGACACGACCTCCGCCGTCTCGACCACCGCGTGCAACAGAACGTCGGCCCCAGCGCGGGCCCAGTCCTTGGTGATCTCCTCGGCCTCGTTGTGGCTGAGGCCGTCGACGCAGGGGCACATGATCATCGCCGTGGGGCAGACGCGGTTGATCCAGCAGGCGTCGTGACCGGCCCCCGAGATGATGTCCATATGGCTGTAGCCGAGGCGTTCGGCGGCCGAGCGGACGGCACTGACGCAGCCCTCGTCGAAGGTCACGGGATCGAACCCGCCGACCTTCTCGAATGCGATCTCGAGGCCCATCTCGTTCACGATCCTCTGGCCTTCGCTGCGCAGCCGCGCCTCCATATCCTCGATTACCGACAGATCGGGCGAGCGGAAATCGACGGTGAAGATCGCGCGGCCGGGAATGACGTTGCGGGAATTCGGGTGGACCTCGATATGGCCCGCGGCGCCGACGGCGTGGGGCGCGTGCGACAGCGCGATCGCCTCGACGGCCTCAAGGATGCGCGCCATCCCGAGGCCCGCGTTCTTGCGCATCGGCATCGGGGTCGAGCCGGTATGCGCGTCCTTGCCGGTAACGGTCACCTGCGTCCAGCTCAGGCCTTGCCCGTGGGTGACGACGCCGATGTCGCGGCCCTCGGCCTCGAGGATGGGGCCCTGCTCGATGTGGAGTTCGAAGAAGGCGTGCATGTCGTCGCGCCGCGCGCCCACCTCCTCGTCGCCGCGCCAGCCGATGCGGTCCAGCTCGTCGCCAAAGCGGTGGCCCTCGGCATCGGTCTTGTCCTCGGCCCAGTCTTGCGTGTGCACACCCGCGAACACACCCGAGGCCAGCATCGCGGGGGCAAAGCGCGTGCCCTCCTCGTTGGTCCAGTTGGTGGCGACGATGGGGTGCCTTGTGCGAATGTTGAGGTCGTTGAGCGTGCGGATCAACTCGAGCCCGCCCAGCACGCC
This portion of the uncultured Jannaschia sp. genome encodes:
- a CDS encoding Zn-dependent hydrolase; this translates as MAAAGQNLRIDPDRLWDSLMEMAKIGPGVAGGNNRQTLTDADSEGRHLFQRWCEDAGCTMGVDAIGNMFARREGTEDLPAVYVGSHLDTQPTGGKYDGVLGVLGGLELIRTLNDLNIRTRHPIVATNWTNEEGTRFAPAMLASGVFAGVHTQDWAEDKTDAEGHRFGDELDRIGWRGDEEVGARRDDMHAFFELHIEQGPILEAEGRDIGVVTHGQGLSWTQVTVTGKDAHTGSTPMPMRKNAGLGMARILEAVEAIALSHAPHAVGAAGHIEVHPNSRNVIPGRAIFTVDFRSPDLSVIEDMEARLRSEGQRIVNEMGLEIAFEKVGGFDPVTFDEGCVSAVRSAAERLGYSHMDIISGAGHDACWINRVCPTAMIMCPCVDGLSHNEAEEITKDWARAGADVLLHAVVETAEVVS
- a CDS encoding class II aldolase/adducin family protein, which encodes MLDQPRADETQLRIDLAACLRLAARHDWHEAVANHFSAAVSDDGRRFLVNPRWVHFSTVRASDLLLVDADDPSTMDRPDAPDPTAWTIHAALHRALPQARVALHLHPPYLTALAGLKDPRIKPIDQVTARFHNRLAYDLDFGGIAHDASEGDRIARSFGNHAAVLMGNHGVTTLGATAAEAYDTMYHLERAARTIVLAYSTGQPLAIMPDDLAEETARGWEVDPTERTAHFEQMKRILDTEEPEYRQ